The genomic region TTCCGTAGTCGAGGTAATGCGCTCTTGCAGTTCGCCCATTTCCGTCCCCAAGGTCGGCTGGTAACCCACCGCCGAAGGCATCCGACCGAGGAGGGCGGACACTTCCGAACCCGCTTGCACGAAACGGAAAATATTGTCGATAAACAGCAGCACGTCCTGCTTATTGACATCGCGGAAATATTCGGCCATCGTCAGAGCCGAAAGACCCACACGCATCCGAGCGCCGGGGGGCTCGTTCATTTGACCGTACACCAAAGCCACTTTCGATTCGCTGAGATTCTCAGCGTTAATCACTTTGGATTCAATAAATTCGTTGTAAAGGTCGTTCCCTTCGCGGGTACGCTCGCCCACACCGCCGAACACGGACACACCCCCGTGAGCTTTGGCGATGTTATTGATCAACTCTTGGATGATCACGGTTTTGCCCACTCCAGCACCGCCGAACAGTCCGACTTTACCGCCTCGTCGATAGGGAGCGAGCAAGTCGATGACCTTGATCCCAGTTTCTTGGATCGAAGGCTTGGTTTCTAATTGGGTTAAGGTGGGGGCAGAGCGGTGGATGGGTAAAGTGTCGTCCGTGCTGACCGGCCCTTGGTTGTCCACGGGTTCGCCGATGACGTTGAAGATGCGACCGAGGGTTGCCGTGCCGACGGGAACGCTGATCGGTCTACCCGTGTCGATCACTTCGGTGCCGCGCACCAGACCGTCGGTTCCGCTCATCGCAACTGCGCGAACCTGGTTGTCGCCGAGGAGCTGTTGCACTTCACAGGTAACGGAAATTTCGTTGCCCGAAGCATCTTTGCTTTTAATATTTAAAGCGTTGTAGATTTTGGGCATTTGCCCGGCGGGAAATTTCACGTCTACAACCGGGCCGATGATTTGAGTCAGGTAGCCTACGTTAGTTTTTTCTGCGGTGGTGACCATGCTTGCGTCTTTCTTGATTATTCAGCTATATGCAATCCGAGCGGATATCTGACCAGAACATAAAAATTGCCATCTTTAAGGTTATCACCGATAGGGATCGCCGTGAACTTCTCAAATTCTTTAAAGGGGTTAATCCGGAATCGGGCGGTTGCAATCGGCTGATTCCGGCGGGGAAAGAAGCGGCTATTTCAAGTAAATCAATAGATTCAAGCCGGGAATGGTGCGAGAAAGGGTCCATAACAACAAGGTGATGTAAAGGAGACCCAAACTCCACTGATACCAAACCAAGCCGGAGATTAAGCCGGGGAGGTGTTCGTCGCGCACGCGGATGTCGTTAAAGCCGAATTTGAGCAGGTTGTTGAGGCTGAAATCGTAGTAATTGAGCCAGTTCCAGCGACGGTCCCAGAGAATGGGCAGGTGACGATCGCGGAAAAAGCCAAATCGGGGCATCACGGGTAAGCGTCCGATGGTCAGGCGCAGTTGTCGCATTCCGCCGTCTTCGACGAAATAACTGCGATCCATCGGGTCGTGGGCTCGTTGTCGGTAAAGGGTGACGGTGAGGACGGCGGGAACGGGAATCGTCAGAGTGGCGAGACAGATTAAGGTCAGCCAGGGATGGTGTCCGGTGCGGAAGATGGCGAGAATCCCCATTCCGGCGAGGACGGCGAAACTACCTGCCATCCAAGCGGTTTCGAGGCGAGTGGGGATGACGGGTTTGGGGACGTGGGGGCGGTAGCGATCGACGAACCAAAAGAGTAGGCTAAAGTAGGCGATCGCCACGAGTCCGACGCCAAAGGCGAGTCCGAAACTGGTTCCGTAGCGACTCAACAGCAGCAAGACGCTCAAGCCGCACCAGGTGAGAGCCGTTCGCAGCCACGCCCCGAGGGAAAGGGCTTCGGCGGCGATCGCGCGATCGCGCACTTTGATGTAAGTGGCTAGATCGATCGCTTTGAGGGTTAGTAATTCGCTTAAATTGCCGAAAATCCGCTCTTGTCGTTCTCGGTCGATCTCTTCGGCTTGCGATCGCGAAAATCCTATTTCAATGAGTTGGCGGATCGAGGCAGTATTGACATTGACCCCGAGCAGTTTTTGCCGCAAGTTGCGATCGCGCAACGATTGACTCATGTAGTCGATTTGATTGGCGTCGGCAATTTGTTCTTGTTGACGAAAGTTATGGATCAATTGCCGCAATAAAGTTTCGTTGCCTTGCAAGTTGGGAATTGCTAACACTCGGCCAATTTGTCCCGGATCTCCGGTGATTTTTGCTTCTTCGGAATCGAAAGAGAATCCGGCTAAATTAATATAAGCGCCTCGGGCGAAAACGCTATCGCTAAAGGCGAGGCGATCCATAATTCTCGCCCCGCGCAAGTTGACCGATTGGCTAAATCGCGCTTCGCGGAAACTGGCGAGTTTGTTAAAGAAAATATCGGTTAAAAATAAAGATTTTTCAAATTTTCCTCGGTTAAATAAGGCGCGATCGTCCCATTGGGATTGGCTAAAATCCGCATTGCCTCGCCAGTGCGATCGTCCGAAGTCTCCCAGTTGAAAAAAGTGGGCGCGATCGAAGTTGGCGGACTCTTCAAAGTGAACCCCTTGAAAGTTAACGACGCCTTTAAATTGAACGGAATCGAATTTCGCTTTTTCAAAAAAGATACTCCCGCGAAAGCGAGCTTGTTGTTTGAAGACGGTTCCGCCAAAAATTGCCGCTTCGCTGAAACGAGTTTGCGACCAGTCCGCCTCTTCGTCGAATTGCGCCCCCGTGGCTTCGAGGCGATCGAGAAAGAAGGTATTGTTAAATTGAGTCGCCCCTTCAAAATGGGTTCCGACGAGTTTGAGCGGTTGGCGAAAAACGGCAATTTGAGCTTGTTCGAGGGGGGTGCTGACGAGGGAGCGCGAGAGTTGGCTGAGTTGGGACAAACGGCGACGATCGCGCGCTAATTGTTCCCGTTCGCGATCGTCGAACAATCCGGCGAGGGCATTGCCATATAAAGGGGTTCTCAAGCCCAATTCCCGGGCGATCAATGGGCCGCGAATCAAGGAATCGGATAAGTCTAAACCGAGGGGCATTCCGGTTGGATTGAGGGCGGTTTGTAAGCTTTCGTAAAAGCGATCGCGAAATTCGCCGTTTTCCGGTCTCAAGTCGATCGTTAAGTGAGTGAGATCTATTGTGCAAGATCCGTCTCTGGTAACGGGGGAGGCGATCGCCGCTTGCAAGCGCTCTACGGTCAGGAGGGTGCGATCGCCCGTACTGCCTCCATTGCCGAGGGTTGACGCCTCAACCCGGGCGACAAACAGGCAGCAAAACAGGGCGATCGCCAGACAGGCGATCGAGATTATTTTTATACTTCTACGCCCAAACACGATCCTTTGTTCCGTTCCCCGACGCGAGCCGACCGTGGCGAATCGCCGCATTTAGCCCATCGTCAGGGCAATTTTGCCCGTCATCGAACCCGTTTCTAAAAGGCGATGGGCGGCGGCAGCTTCTTCTAGGGGGAAAGTGTGCGAAAGCTGGATTTGCAAGCGGTTTTCGTCAAATAAACGGGCGCATTGGCTCAAAATCTTCGCCTGATCCCGTTGGGCGTCGAGCAGTCCTTCCATCATCGGCGTCAACATCAGTTCGAGGCTGATGCGTAAATTCCGCAATCTCGCGGTTTTCAAGCTGCCGAATTCCGGTTTCGGTTCGAGAATCGTGACTAAATCCCCGTAAACTTTAACGGCGGGGGCGGTTTTAAAAAAGGTGTCGTCGCCGACGGTATCGAAAGCGACGTCTACCCCTTCGCCACCGGTCCATTCCATCACCGCCTCGACAAAATCGCGTTCTTTATACAAAATTGGCACGGTGGCGCCGAGTTGGCGGACGAATTCGGCTTTTTCCGGAGAACCGACCGTGGTCGCGACTTCGGCCCCTTGCAGGCGCGCTAATTGGATGGCGACGTGGCCGACGCCCCCGGCCCCGGCGTGGATTAAAACGCGCTGTCCCGCTTGCAGTTGGGCGCGATCGTACAACGACTCCCAGGCCGTAATCAAGACCAAGGGGGCGGCGGCGGCTTCGGCGAAGGACAGGGAGGCGGGTTTTTTGGCGAGGGACCATTCCTCCACCACCGCATATTCGGCATAATTGCCCCGAGGACCGCCCAAACCACCTTTGCAGAAATAAACCTCGTCGCCGGGTTTGAACTGCTGCACGCCACTGCCGACGGCTTCGACGACTCCGGCGCCGTCGCAACCGAGGATGGCGGGGCTGCGGTCCGGGTAGAAGTTGCCCCGGGAACGGAGTTTGGTATCGATGGGGTTGACTCCAGCCGCGTGCAAGCGCACGAGGACGTCGGCGTTGTTCTCGACTTTGGGCATGGGGACGTCTCGGACTTCGAGGACGTCTGGGGTTCCGGCAGCGCTCATGACGACTGCTTTCATGTTGTAGCCTCTAATTCAACCGCTTTTTAACAGCTCATGCTACAGGAAAGGCGATCGCGATCGCGCCGACTTGCAGTGAAAAGGTACATTCTGCTCAAACAGCTCAACCGCCCCACAAGAGTTCGTTGCGGCTGGCATCGCCTATATTCAGGGATTTGAGGCGATCGCGGCGGGCGCGGTTGAGGGCGGAGGGAGGCAGTAAGGAAGTTTGCCAATCTTGCAGTAATTGATTGAGCAAGCGGTCTTGTTCTTCGCGGAAGGTCAGCACGTAGTCGCCGCCGCCATTGATGACGGCGAACCAGACTTGTCCTTTATCTTTCGTCGGCAAGACTCCGGCGAGGGCGCTGACGTCCCACAAGGTGCCTGT from Oxynema aestuarii AP17 harbors:
- the atpD gene encoding F0F1 ATP synthase subunit beta — its product is MVTTAEKTNVGYLTQIIGPVVDVKFPAGQMPKIYNALNIKSKDASGNEISVTCEVQQLLGDNQVRAVAMSGTDGLVRGTEVIDTGRPISVPVGTATLGRIFNVIGEPVDNQGPVSTDDTLPIHRSAPTLTQLETKPSIQETGIKVIDLLAPYRRGGKVGLFGGAGVGKTVIIQELINNIAKAHGGVSVFGGVGERTREGNDLYNEFIESKVINAENLSESKVALVYGQMNEPPGARMRVGLSALTMAEYFRDVNKQDVLLFIDNIFRFVQAGSEVSALLGRMPSAVGYQPTLGTEMGELQERITSTTEGSITSIQAVYVPADDLTDPAPATTFAHLDATTVLSRALASKGIYPAVDPLDSTSTMLQPSVVGEEHYTTARAVQATLQRYKELQDIIAILGLDELSEDDRLTVARARKIERFLSQPFFVAEVFTGAPGKYVKLEDTIKGFNMILSGELDDLPEQAFYLVGDINEAIAKAEKMKSQG
- a CDS encoding zinc-dependent alcohol dehydrogenase family protein, translated to MKAVVMSAAGTPDVLEVRDVPMPKVENNADVLVRLHAAGVNPIDTKLRSRGNFYPDRSPAILGCDGAGVVEAVGSGVQQFKPGDEVYFCKGGLGGPRGNYAEYAVVEEWSLAKKPASLSFAEAAAAPLVLITAWESLYDRAQLQAGQRVLIHAGAGGVGHVAIQLARLQGAEVATTVGSPEKAEFVRQLGATVPILYKERDFVEAVMEWTGGEGVDVAFDTVGDDTFFKTAPAVKVYGDLVTILEPKPEFGSLKTARLRNLRISLELMLTPMMEGLLDAQRDQAKILSQCARLFDENRLQIQLSHTFPLEEAAAAHRLLETGSMTGKIALTMG
- a CDS encoding pentapeptide repeat-containing protein, yielding MFGRRSIKIISIACLAIALFCCLFVARVEASTLGNGGSTGDRTLLTVERLQAAIASPVTRDGSCTIDLTHLTIDLRPENGEFRDRFYESLQTALNPTGMPLGLDLSDSLIRGPLIARELGLRTPLYGNALAGLFDDREREQLARDRRRLSQLSQLSRSLVSTPLEQAQIAVFRQPLKLVGTHFEGATQFNNTFFLDRLEATGAQFDEEADWSQTRFSEAAIFGGTVFKQQARFRGSIFFEKAKFDSVQFKGVVNFQGVHFEESANFDRAHFFQLGDFGRSHWRGNADFSQSQWDDRALFNRGKFEKSLFLTDIFFNKLASFREARFSQSVNLRGARIMDRLAFSDSVFARGAYINLAGFSFDSEEAKITGDPGQIGRVLAIPNLQGNETLLRQLIHNFRQQEQIADANQIDYMSQSLRDRNLRQKLLGVNVNTASIRQLIEIGFSRSQAEEIDRERQERIFGNLSELLTLKAIDLATYIKVRDRAIAAEALSLGAWLRTALTWCGLSVLLLLSRYGTSFGLAFGVGLVAIAYFSLLFWFVDRYRPHVPKPVIPTRLETAWMAGSFAVLAGMGILAIFRTGHHPWLTLICLATLTIPVPAVLTVTLYRQRAHDPMDRSYFVEDGGMRQLRLTIGRLPVMPRFGFFRDRHLPILWDRRWNWLNYYDFSLNNLLKFGFNDIRVRDEHLPGLISGLVWYQWSLGLLYITLLLWTLSRTIPGLNLLIYLK